The following is a genomic window from Amycolatopsis sp. BJA-103.
CCACCGGGGAACGGGACCGGTCACCATCCACGTCACGGGCGCCCCGCCCGCGGGCTGGGCGAACGGACTCGCCGTCGGCCTGGTCAACAAGTGGGAACGGGTCGTGCGCCGGTTCGAACGGCTCGGCAGGCTCACGGTCGCGGTGGCGTCGGGGGAGTGCGCCGGAATGGCGCTGGACCTCCTTCTCGCCGCCGACGTCCGGATCGCCGAGCCGGGCACGCGGCTGCGGCTCACGTGGGTCGGCGGCGGCGCCTGGCCGGGGATGACGATCTACCGGCTCACCCAGCAGGCCGGTGCGGCGGGGATCCGGCGGGCCGTGCTGCTGGGAACGCCGATCGAGACCGCTCGCGCGCTCGCCCTCAACCTCGTCGACGAGGTGACCGCGGACCCGGCGGAGACGCTGGCCGGGCTCGCCGATGCCACGGACGGCGCGGAGACGGCGATCCGCCGTCAGCTGATCTTCGAAGCGGGCTCGACCACCTTCGAGGAGGCGCTCGGCGCTCACCTGGCCGCGGCGGACCGGGCGTTGCGACGGGAAGCCAAGTCGTGACAACGGATTCCGTGACTCTGCCGCCAGGGCTCGATCTTCGGGCCCTGGCGGGGGAGGCCCACCGGGTCGACGACGGCGTCCGGGCGATGCGCGCGGACTTCATGGAGGCGCATGCCGAGGAGATCTACGCCGAGCTCACCGACGGCCGGACCCGGTACCTGCGCATCGACGAACTCGTCAATGCCGCCGCCCTCGCCTTTCCCGGCCTGGTGCCGACGGAAGCGCAGATGGCGGCCGAGCGCTCGCGGCCACAGGCGGAGAAGGAAGGGCGCGAGATCGACCAGGGCATCTTCCTGCGCGGGATCCTGCGTGCCCCGAAGGCCGGTCCGCATCTGCTCGACGCCATGCTCCGGCCCACTTCCCGGGCGTTGCGGTTGCTGCCCGAATTCGTCGAGACCGGCGTCCTGCAAATGGAAGCCGTCCGGCTGGAACGCCGCGACGGCGTCGCACACCTGACCCTGTGCCGGGACGACTGTCTGAACGCCGAGGACGCGCAACAGGTCGACGACATGGAGACCGCGGTCGACCTGGTGCTGCTCGATCCGTCCGTCCGGGTGGCGCTGCTGCGGGGCGGCGTGATGAGCCACCCCCGGTACCGGGGCCGCCGGGTGTTCTGCGCGGGGATCAACCTCAAGAAGCTGAGCGCCGGCGAAATCCCGCTCGTCGATTTCTTGCTGCGGCGGGAAATGGGCTACATCCAGAAGATCTTCCGCGGCCTGTACACCGACGGCTCGTGGCACTCGCGGTTGACCGCCAAGCCGTGGATGGCTGCCGTCGATTCCTTCGCGATCGGTGGGGGGACTCAGCTCCTCCTGGTCTTCGACCACGTGCTGGCGGCGTCCGACGCGTATCTCAGCCTCCCCGCGGCGAAGGAGGGGATCATCCCCGGCGTCTCGAACTTCCGGCTTTCCCGGATCGCCGGGCCGCGGGTGGCCCGGCAGGTGATCCTCGGCGGACGCCGGATCCAGGCGGCCGAGCCGGACGCCCGGTCGATCGTCGACGAGGTCGTCCCGCCGGAGCAGATGGACGTGGCGATCGAGGGCGCACTGGCCCGTCTCGACGGAGAAGCGGTGGTGGCCAACCGGCGCATGCTGAACCTCGCCGAGGAACCGCCGGAGGAATTCCGCCGGTACATCGCCGAATTCGCGTTGCAGCAGGCATTGCGCATCTACGGCGCGGATGTGATCGGCAAGGTGGACGGCTTCGCGGTGGGGTCGCGATGAGCGAAACCCGGGTGCGGTACGAGAAAAAGGACCACGTCGCCCACGTGACGATGGACCGGCCCGACGTGCTGAACGCGATGGACCGGCGGATGCACACGGAACTCGCCGGGATCTGGGACGACGTCGAGGCCGACGACGACATCAGGGCGGTGGTCCTGACCGGCGCGGGGGACCGCGCGTTCTCCGTCGGCCAGGACCTCAAGGAACGCGCGCGGCTGACCGAAGCGGGCGTGGAGCCCTCGACGTTCGGCAGTGGCGGTCAGCCGGGTCATCCCCGGCTCACCGACCGGTTCACGTTGTCCAAACCGGTGGTCGCCAGGGTGCACGGATACGCGCTGGGCGGCGGTTTCGAGCTGATGCTCGCCTGCGACATCGTCGTCGCCTCCGAGGACGCGGTGTTCGCCCTGCCGGAGGTCCGGCTCGGATTGATCGCCGGCGCGGGCGGGGTTTTCCGGCTGCCGCGGCAGTTGCCGCAGAAGGTGGCGATGGGGTATTTGCTGACCGGGCGCCGGATGGACGCGGCGACGGCGCTTCGCCACGGACTGGTGAACGAGGTCGTCCCGGTGTCCGAACTGGATCGGTGCGTCGCCGAATGGACGGACGATCTCGTCCGTGCCGCCCCGCTTTCGGTCCGTGCCATCAAGGAGGCCGCACTGCGGTCGCTCGACCTCCCGCTCGAAGAAGCGTTCACCGCCTCGTATCCGTGGGAAGAACGCCGCAGACGGAGCGCGGACGCGAGCGAGGGCGCCCGTGCCTTCGCCGAGAAAAGGGATCCGATCTGGACGGGCCGGTAAAGTGCGGACGGCGTGTGGAAACAGGGTTGGACAGGGCTTTTTCCATTGTTTTGAGTGACGGATGGTGGGAGATTTCGACGTAAGAGAAATCTCCGAAAATTCCTCATCGCTTGCGTGAAGCCGGGCTTTCCCAGCCTGTTTCTTCGTTCACCCGAGACCGCCGCCCAGGCCGGGAAATCCCGGCTTTCCCTGACGCCCGGTGCCGGCAGAAACCCTGGATATCTGTGATGACAACCATCGCCGCCGTCGATCTCGACAACCAGCGCATCGACCGCATGGTCCCTCTGGTCACGCCGGCCTTGCTGCACCACGAACTGCCGCTCAGCACCACCGCGGCGGACACCGTGCGGCAAGGCCGCGAAACCGTCGTCCGCGTCCTCGACGGGACGGACGACCGGCTGCTCGTGATCGCCGGACCCTGTTCCATCCACGATCCCGCCGCGGCACTCGAATACGCCGACCGCCTGGCGTCGGTCGCGGGCCGATTCGTCAACGATCTCCTGATCGTCATGCGTGTGTACTTCGAAAAGCCCCGTACGGTCGGCGGCTGGAAAGGACTCATCAACGACCCGCACCTCGACGGCACCGGCGACGTCAACCGCGGCCTGCGTATCGCACGGGACCTCCTTCTCGAACTCGCCGAAGGCGGCCTGCCCGCCGCGTGTGAATGGCTGGACACCACCATTCCGGCTTATCTCGCCGACACCGTCTCGTGGGGCGCGATCGGCGCCAGGACCGTGGAAAGCCAAAACCACCGGATGCTGGCCAGCGGCCTTTCCATGCCCGTCGGTTTCAAGAACCGCCGCGACGGTGATGTCACCGTCGCCGTCGACGCGATCCGTGCCGCCGAAGCACGCCACGTCGTCCCCGGCGTCGACCCCAGCGGGCTGCCCGCCATCCTGCACACCGTCGGCAACCCCGACTGCCATCTCGTCCTGCGCGGCGGGAACTCCGCGCCCAACCACAATCCCGCGTCCGTCCGCGCGGCGCTCACCGCGCTGCAGACCGCCGGTCTGCCGCGCCGGGTCGTGATCGACGCCAGCCACGACAACAGCCGCAAAGACCATCTGCGGCAGGCCATCGTCGCCGATCAGATCGCCGACCAGATCAGGACCGGCCAGCGCGGCATCGTCGGCGTCATGCTCGAATCCAACCTCCAGGCGGGACGGCAGGACCTCCACCCCGACCGGCCGCTCACCTACGGACAGTCCATTACGGACGCTTGTATCGACATGGCCGCCACCCAGGAAGTCCTGCAGAACCTCGCCACGGCGACCGCCGCCCGGCGACGGCAGGGCAAGTCGGGCGCGAAGTGACTACCTGATCGCGCCGGCGCACCCCATCGCCGGATTCGGCGCGGCCTCGCCGCCGGTGCGCTCGAGGTGCGTCTCGCCCCAGACCCTGACCGCTTCGACCACGGGCAGAACCGTGGTCCCGTAGGGAGTGAGCCGGTAGAGGACGCGCGCCGGGACCGGCCCGGTCTCCACGCGTTCGACGAGTCCGTCTGCCTCGAGTTCGCGTAACTGCTCGGCCAGCACCTTGGGGGTGATGGGGGTGCCCCGGCGGCGGAGGCCCGCGAAATGGGACTCGCCGTGGGCGAGCCAGTACAGCAGGGTCAGCTTCCATTTCCCGCCGAACGCGGCGAACGCCGCCGCCATCGGGCAGCCGGGCAGGGGATTGGGGCGAGAGGGGTTACCCGCAGGTGCCTTCTTGTCCATGGCCGGACTCCACTCGGATAGTCGGACCATGACCGTGCCATACAAACGAATCCTGACGGTGGGCCTCGCGGCCTTCATGCTGATCGCGACGGCGGTGTCGGGCGACGCCTCGACGCCGCCCGCGTCCTCGACGGGCGCGGACGGCCAACGAGCCTTCGACTGGGAGATCGGCACCTGGCGCTCCACGGTGCGGGTCCTCGCCGAGCCGCTTTCGGAGACGGCCGACGAGTGGCTGCACTTCGCGGGCACGAGCACCGTCCGCCCCCTGCTGGACCGGCGGGCCAACGTCCTCGAATTCGAGGTCTCGGGGGTGAACGGCCGCATCGAAGCCCTCAACCTGCGGCTGTACGAGCCGCAGGCGAAACGGTGGAGCCTGACCTTCGTCAACGTCCGCGACGGTCTGCCCACCCCGGCGGTGTACGGCGGGTTCCGTGACGGCGTCGGCGAATTCCTCGGCGACGACCAGTACGGCGGCCGTCCGGTCAAGGTGCGCTTCCGTGTCGTCCGCCCGAGTCCGGACGAGGCGAGGTTCGAGCAAGCGTTCTCGGCGGACGGCGGGACGACCTGGGAAACGAACTGGGTCGCCGTGGATCACCGCATCCGGCGGTGAAATGCGGTCACCTGACGGCATCCGCCGGGTCGTCGGTCTTTTCGCGGGTTTCGATGACCTCCGTCGCGCCTCGTTTGCTGAACGCCGCCCAGAGGTTGAACCCGATGATGCCGATCCCGACGGCGAGCCACAGCCAGAGAAACCCGTTGTTCCGCCCGATTCCGCTGAAGAGGCCGAACAGGAGAATCGCCGCTCCGAACACCGCGCCGAAGATCGCCATCGGTTTCGACGGTTTCACGCTGAAAGAGGTCACTCTTCGACACTCCGATCGTGTAGTTCCCCCATGCGGTCGGAGTGCCCACCGGCCCGCTCCGTCAAACGCCGCCCGCGATGCCTTCGAGCAGGGCCAGTTCCTCGCCGCTGAGCCGGATACCGCCCGCCGCGACGTTCTCCTCCAGATGGTCCGGGTCGCCGGTACCGGGAATGGCGAGCACGTGGTCCCCGCGATGGAGAGTCCACGCGAGCCGGATCTGCGCCGGGGTCGCGTCGTGAGCCGCGGCGACCCGGGCGACTTCGGCCTGCCCTGGCACGGCACCGGGAGCGGCGCCCGGAAGCGAGGTCGTGACGGCGAAGAACGGCACGAACGCGACGCCGTGTTCGGCGCACAGGTCGACCAGGGCGTCGTCCTCCCGGTCGGTCAGGCCGTAGCGATTCTGCACGCAGACCACCGGCGCGATGGTCCTCGCTTCGGTCAGCTGGTCGGCCACGATGTTGGAGATACCGAGATGGCGGATCAGGCCCGCCTCGCGCAGGTCCGCGAGCGCGCCGAAATGTTCGGCCACCGAGCCGGGTTCCTTGCCCATCCCTGCGCCCCAGCGCAGGTTGACGACATCGAGGTGGTCGAGGCCGAGCTGCCGGATGTTCTCCTCGACCTGGCCGCGGAGCTGGTCGGGACGCGCGAACGAGAACTCGCCGTCGCGGGAACGGCCCGCTCCGACCTTCGTGGTGAGCACGAGGTCTTCGGGATAGGGCTGGAGCGCGGTGCTGATCAACTCGTTCGCCGACCGCGTGGGGGTGAAGTAGAACGACGCGGTGTCGATGTGGTTGACGCCGAGCTCGATCGCCCGGCGCAGGACGGCGATCGCGTCGTCACGGCTCTTGGGCTTCTCGTCCCAGGGCATCCCGGTCAGCCGCATCGCGCCGAGACCGACGCGGTCGACCGTGCGGTCACCGAGCCGCCAGGTGGCCGGGGGAGTGCTGTCGCGGAGGTTCGTCATACCCGTCAGCGTCGCGACGGGCCCGCCGGAGGTCAGGAAATGGCAACAACCTGCCACCTGGTCGCGGGCGGCGAAGGTGGGGCAATATCGATCCCATGCGGACGAGTGATGCGGTCACGGTCGTGCACGGCGAGGAAGAACTGTTCCGCCGGGTCGGGCACTTGTTCTCGACGGTGACCGACCTCGCGTGCGCCGCCAACGACCTCGCGACCTGGGTGGCCGATCGCCGGTCGGAAGAGCTCACCGCGGCGGCGGAGCGCCGGACCGGCGACCTGCGGATCCGCAAGATCTACCGGGCGGGCCTGCTGCTCGATTCGGTGTCCGCGCAGGAGCTGGCGAGGATCCGCGACCGGTTCGGGGCGCAGATCCGGATCTCCGCCGAAGACGTCAACGAAACGATCATCATGGACGGCAGGCTCGTGATCCTGGCCGGCGACCTCATCGCGGGGCGGCGCGGCTACAGCGTCATCACCCAGCCCGAAACCGTGCAGGGAGTGATGTCGCTGTTCGAGACGGCCTGGCGCTCGGCGACCGATCTCGCCGTCTACGACGCGCGGGTCTCCGAGATCCGCCGTCTCGCGCCCGCGGTGCTGGACCTGCTCGGCAGCGGCGTCAAGGACGAAGCCGCCGCCAGGACCCTCGGCCTCGGCGTGCGGACCTACCGGCGCCGGGTGGCCGAACTGATGGCCGCGCTGGGCGCCGAGTCCCGTTTCCAAGCGGGCGTCCGGGCACGCGAACTCGGCTTGGTCTAGCCGTCGACGGCGCCCGCCCAGTCCGGGAGGGGCTCGCAGGCGGCCCGCCAGGAGGGCGGTAGCCCGTCGACACCGACGTGGGCGGCGACGATGCCCCCGACGATGGCGCAGGTGGTGTCGACGTCGCCACCCGCGCCCGCCGTGATCCAGATGGCCTGCTCGTAGTCGTCGAGGTTCCGTGCCGCGGCCCACAGCGCGAACGGCACCGTGTCGTGGGCACCGGTGTAGCGGCCGTTGCCGAGTTCGTGGACGGCGATCGCGGGCGACGGCACGTGGGCCAGGCCCCGGGCCGCCCAGACACCGTGGTGCACCCGGCCCGGGGGGACCCGTCGCAGGACCTGGTCGAGGAAGTCCCTCGGCGACGGCGGCTCGGGGGCGGCGGCCAGCGCGGAGGCGACCGCGACGGCGATCGCGCCCGCCACTCCGTCCGGATGCGTGTGGGTCACCTCGGCCGACAGCGCCGCCTGGCGCGCGGCCTCGTCCGGATCGTCGGCGAACCAAGCGCCGAGCGGCGCGACGCGCATGGCGGCGCCGTTGCCCCAGGAACCCTGTCCGTCGAACAGGTCCGCGACCAGTTCGCGCCACGAGCCGCCCTCGCGGACCAGCCGCAGCATCCGGTTCATGGACGGTCCGTAGCCTCGGTCGAAGTCGTGGCGCGCCGCGAAGCTCGCGGCCAATAGGTCTTGGTCGACGTGGCCGGTCCGGGTCAGCACGGCGAAAACCGAGCACGCCATTTCGGCGTCGTCGGTCCATTGCCAGGGGCTTGGCGGCGGTTGCCGCCGCTCCCAAGCGTCACGATTGTCGGGGACGAAGAACTGGGAACCCAGAGCGTCGCCGAGGGCGAGTCCGTACAGGGAGTTCAGGGCGAGTGCTCGCCGGTCAATGGTCATCACGACCATCTTCGCCTTAGGGGGCGCCCGGTGTCGCGTCGTTTCTCAGGCCGACAACCGCGCCGTGATCCGGTCGAACAGCTCCGTCAGCGGTTCGCCGACATCCCGGCCGAACTCGGTCAGCCCGTAGGTGACCTGGGGCGGCGTCGTCGGTTCGACCTTCCGCCAGACAAGGTCGTCCTCGACCAGCGCGCGCAGGGTCTGGGCGAGCATCTTCTCGCTGATGCCCCTGATGCTTTCGCGCAGTTCGTAGAACCGGAGGTCGGTGTTCCGCAGGGAGATCAGCACCCAGACACCCCACCGGCTGGTCACGTGGTCGACCACGTCGCGAGCGGGACAGTCGGTGTGAAACACCTCATACGGCCGCCCTGACCCGGTCTCCTTGAGCTGTGCGCCTTCCGCCATGTCATGAGCTTACCTGGAGGTATGTCCTTACCAAAAGTTAGCTCCGCTCCTAGCGTTCCGGCCACAGAAGACATCGGACGAGGAGCTGTTCATGATCGTGGTGACCGGGGCTACCGGAAACATCGGCAAGCCGTTGACACAGGCGTTGGCCGAGACGGGTCAGGAGGTGACGGCGGTGTCGCGGCACGCCGCCGCGGTACCGGACGGTGTCCGCCACGTGGTGGCCGACCTGGCCGACCCCGCCGGGCTCGAGCCCGTGTTGTCCGGGGCGAAGGCGTTGTTCCTGTTGCTGTCCGGCGACCTGCACGCGGCCGGAGCCAGCCCGGCCGACGTCATCGGCCAGGCCGCGGCGAGCGGGGTCCGCCGGGTCGTCCTGCTGTCGTCGCTGGGCGTGGCGACCAGGCCCTTCGGCTCGACGCGGATCGCGCTGCGAGCGGTGGAGGACACGCTGCGGGAGTCCGGGATGGACTGGGTCATCCTGCGTCCGGGTGGGTTCGCCTCCAACGCCCTGTGGTGGGCCGAGTCCGTCCGTGAGCGGCAGGTGGTCGCCGCGCCGTTCGGTGACATCGGGGTGCCGGTCATCGACCCGGCCGACATCGCCGACGTCGCGGCGGCCTGCCTGCTGGACGACCGGCACACCGGCGGCGTCTACGAGCTGACCGGCCCGGAGGTGATCACACCGCGTCAGCAGGCGGAGGCCATCGCCACCGCCCTGGGCTCGCCGGTGCGGTTCCACGAGCTCACCCGCGCCGAAGCCAAGGCCGGCATGGCCGAGACCATGCCGGCGGAACTCGCCGACGACACCTTGGACATCCTCGGCTCCCCGAAGCCGGAGGAGGTGCGCGTCAGCCCCGACGTCGAGCGGGTCCTCGGCCGGGCACCTCGCCCCTTCTCCGACTGGGCGGCCCGCGCCATCGCCGCTTTCCGCTGATACCGATCCCGTCACCAGGCGCCCCGGAACCGATTCCCGGTTCCGGGGCGCCTGGCGTTTCGGCCAGGGCGAATGCGGATACCGACGCGGTAAGATCCTCCCGCCGACGTGGGGAACCAAAGCGCGGCCGGATGCGTCGGTGTACACGAATGTGGTCATCCGCGTTTCGGGAAACGGTGCGCACAGGTGACTGTGAGCTCATAGGCTGCGCGGTAGAGCAGCGTGGGACAGCAAGTGAGGGAGCACTCATGACTCGCCGATTCGATCCAGAGCAGATCGCCGCGCTGGCCAAGAAGGTCGGCGGGCTCAAGGACGGCTTCAGCAAAACGGGCAAGGACCTGGGCGACGGCGACCCCGGTGGCGCGTTCGGCGACCTGAGCAACGCGGCCAACACGGGTAAGACGGTGAAGGGTTTCCACACCGGGGTGAACGCCCAGCTGGCCGCCGCCGAGAAGCTCGTCGACGCCGCTTCCCAGGCATTGGCCAACGCCGCCCAGCGCATGCGTAACGACGAGGCCGCGGGTGTCCACACCCTCGGCGGCAACCGCGAGCGGTCTTGATCGGACTGAAGACGGGAACCAGGGGGATTTACCGATGACCACCGCGGAACGTGACCAGCGTGCGCTCGACGACCCGGCGCACGACCGGCCTAAGTCGCTGGACGCCATCGACAAGCACGCCCAGCAGGCGCAGAAGCTCAACGCCGGTGCCGTCAACGATCAGGCAGCGAAGGTAGGCGGAGCCGCCACCCGCGCCAACGATCTCGGAGACGATCTCAAACTCTTCCGCGACGACGTGCTGCGCGAATGGGAAGGCAAGGACGCCGACGCCGTCGCCGACCACCTCGAAAAGCTCGGCAAGGCCAGTTACAAGGTCAGTGACAAGGCCGAAGCCGCCAAGAACATTCTTCAGCGCGTGTCCGAGATCCTCGACGACACCAAGAAGAAGGTCGCCCAGCTCGCCCAGGAAGCCAACGACAAGGACGCGGACAATCGCGCCCTGATCGGCGCGGCCCGGAAGCGGAAGAACAGTTCCGACGACGAGAACGAGATCGCCGCCGCCGCGTCGGACATCGAGCGGCTCCGGCAGCTCAACGAAAAAGACTCCAACGGCAAGAAAGACGAGATCGAGCGGGTACTGGACGCCGCCGAGAAACAGATCGACGATCTCCTCAAGCCGCTCGGCCTGGAAATCGAGAACGGTTTCCTGGAATTGGTGCCCGCCGACACCGGCCAGACCACGGCGTCGAGCGTCAAGGCCAGCCCCGTCGATTCCCGCATCAGCCCGACTCCCAGCTATGGCGGCGGGGACGGCGGCGGTGGTGGTGGCGGAGGCGGCGGCGGTGGCGTCGCCGGGGTGCAGGGTGACGGGCGGCCCGCCAAGCCGATCGACGCGCAGGGCGACAACCCGGCCAAGATCGCCGAGCAGTTCCTCGGGCGCAACGCCGGTGACCTCAAGGGCAGCGGTGAGCTTCCCGCGATGCAGTCCTGGGTGCCCAACAACGTCAACTGCGCGAACTTCGTCTCCGGCTGCCTGGAGGCTTCCGGCCTGATCGACAAGGGCCAGGCCAGTGCCTCCGTCGCGGGCCTGACGGCCAACCTCGAAGCGGACGGCTGGAAGTCGGTCCCGCTCTCCGAGGCGAAACCCGGCGACGTGGTCATCTCGAACAACGGCGGGCACGTCGTGCTGTACGCGGGCGATGGTCAGTTCATCGGCTCGAACAACGTCAACCCCGACGGTTCCCAGAAGATCAGCATGGGTGGCGGTGGCGGTCTCGTCAAAATCCTGACCCCGCCGACCTGATCCGCTTCACCTCGCGAGTGGTAGGGACGGTTAGAGCGGACCGGTATTTGCCTACCTACGCGTGACCAGGGCGAAGATGGTGTGCGGTAGTCGAGGGGGTCGCTCAGGTCTCGGAGTTCGATGACACCGGAATCTCACCGCGGCACGTTCGAGTGTGGAGGATGTTTGATGATGAAGGATTTGGGACGTTGAGTGTCCCGATTCCTTCATCGTCGAGGGGTCGCTCCGGTCTTGGTACTTGATCGACGGAGGATCGGGGACACTCAACGTCCCCGATCCTCCGTTGATCAAGACCGTGGTCTCGCGAACGGCAGCCGAGTGGGGAGGATTTGGGACGTTGAACGTCTCAAATCCTCCCCACTCGCCCACATCGGCATCCAGAACAAGCTCTACAAGCCACCGAGATGACATCAGGATCCAGTGGGCAGGCAAATACAGGTCCACCAGAACCGTCCTTACCACTCACGAGGCTTGAGCTTGTGCCGAAGTCAGAACCCGAACAACGTCCGCGGCGCTTCGTGGTCGTCCGCCCAGGTCAGCCAGGCGACGTCCGTCGGACCGATGGCGTAGTCGGACAAGCGCCAGGACCGCGCGTCGTTGTCGGCGGCCGCATCGTCCCGCTTCTTGAGCAGGGCGACATAGACGTCGGACATGACGCCGTCGGCCCGGCGTGCCTCGTAGACGGTGCCGTCGTAGTACGGACGGCCGGCTTCGGTGCCGCGCATCGTCCCTTGCAGGAACACCCAGGGCCCGACGCGGTCGAGCTGTTCCACCTCCACCCGGACACGATCGCCGAAGTACTCGTC
Proteins encoded in this region:
- the dpgB gene encoding enoyl-CoA-hydratase DpgB, whose protein sequence is MNGELVLRFDGARPLSAAAVEEIDALCDRAEDHRGTGPVTIHVTGAPPAGWANGLAVGLVNKWERVVRRFERLGRLTVAVASGECAGMALDLLLAADVRIAEPGTRLRLTWVGGGAWPGMTIYRLTQQAGAAGIRRAVLLGTPIETARALALNLVDEVTADPAETLAGLADATDGAETAIRRQLIFEAGSTTFEEALGAHLAAADRALRREAKS
- the dpgC gene encoding (3,5-dihydroxyphenyl)acetyl-CoA 1,2-dioxygenase DpgC, translated to MTTDSVTLPPGLDLRALAGEAHRVDDGVRAMRADFMEAHAEEIYAELTDGRTRYLRIDELVNAAALAFPGLVPTEAQMAAERSRPQAEKEGREIDQGIFLRGILRAPKAGPHLLDAMLRPTSRALRLLPEFVETGVLQMEAVRLERRDGVAHLTLCRDDCLNAEDAQQVDDMETAVDLVLLDPSVRVALLRGGVMSHPRYRGRRVFCAGINLKKLSAGEIPLVDFLLRREMGYIQKIFRGLYTDGSWHSRLTAKPWMAAVDSFAIGGGTQLLLVFDHVLAASDAYLSLPAAKEGIIPGVSNFRLSRIAGPRVARQVILGGRRIQAAEPDARSIVDEVVPPEQMDVAIEGALARLDGEAVVANRRMLNLAEEPPEEFRRYIAEFALQQALRIYGADVIGKVDGFAVGSR
- the dpgD gene encoding enoyl-CoA-hydratase DpgD, with amino-acid sequence MSETRVRYEKKDHVAHVTMDRPDVLNAMDRRMHTELAGIWDDVEADDDIRAVVLTGAGDRAFSVGQDLKERARLTEAGVEPSTFGSGGQPGHPRLTDRFTLSKPVVARVHGYALGGGFELMLACDIVVASEDAVFALPEVRLGLIAGAGGVFRLPRQLPQKVAMGYLLTGRRMDAATALRHGLVNEVVPVSELDRCVAEWTDDLVRAAPLSVRAIKEAALRSLDLPLEEAFTASYPWEERRRRSADASEGARAFAEKRDPIWTGR
- a CDS encoding 3-deoxy-7-phosphoheptulonate synthase encodes the protein MTTIAAVDLDNQRIDRMVPLVTPALLHHELPLSTTAADTVRQGRETVVRVLDGTDDRLLVIAGPCSIHDPAAALEYADRLASVAGRFVNDLLIVMRVYFEKPRTVGGWKGLINDPHLDGTGDVNRGLRIARDLLLELAEGGLPAACEWLDTTIPAYLADTVSWGAIGARTVESQNHRMLASGLSMPVGFKNRRDGDVTVAVDAIRAAEARHVVPGVDPSGLPAILHTVGNPDCHLVLRGGNSAPNHNPASVRAALTALQTAGLPRRVVIDASHDNSRKDHLRQAIVADQIADQIRTGQRGIVGVMLESNLQAGRQDLHPDRPLTYGQSITDACIDMAATQEVLQNLATATAARRRQGKSGAK
- a CDS encoding winged helix-turn-helix transcriptional regulator, with the translated sequence MDKKAPAGNPSRPNPLPGCPMAAAFAAFGGKWKLTLLYWLAHGESHFAGLRRRGTPITPKVLAEQLRELEADGLVERVETGPVPARVLYRLTPYGTTVLPVVEAVRVWGETHLERTGGEAAPNPAMGCAGAIR
- a CDS encoding oxidoreductase, with translation MTNLRDSTPPATWRLGDRTVDRVGLGAMRLTGMPWDEKPKSRDDAIAVLRRAIELGVNHIDTASFYFTPTRSANELISTALQPYPEDLVLTTKVGAGRSRDGEFSFARPDQLRGQVEENIRQLGLDHLDVVNLRWGAGMGKEPGSVAEHFGALADLREAGLIRHLGISNIVADQLTEARTIAPVVCVQNRYGLTDREDDALVDLCAEHGVAFVPFFAVTTSLPGAAPGAVPGQAEVARVAAAHDATPAQIRLAWTLHRGDHVLAIPGTGDPDHLEENVAAGGIRLSGEELALLEGIAGGV
- a CDS encoding response regulator transcription factor; protein product: MRTSDAVTVVHGEEELFRRVGHLFSTVTDLACAANDLATWVADRRSEELTAAAERRTGDLRIRKIYRAGLLLDSVSAQELARIRDRFGAQIRISAEDVNETIIMDGRLVILAGDLIAGRRGYSVITQPETVQGVMSLFETAWRSATDLAVYDARVSEIRRLAPAVLDLLGSGVKDEAAARTLGLGVRTYRRRVAELMAALGAESRFQAGVRARELGLV
- a CDS encoding ADP-ribosylglycohydrolase family protein, encoding MTIDRRALALNSLYGLALGDALGSQFFVPDNRDAWERRQPPPSPWQWTDDAEMACSVFAVLTRTGHVDQDLLAASFAARHDFDRGYGPSMNRMLRLVREGGSWRELVADLFDGQGSWGNGAAMRVAPLGAWFADDPDEAARQAALSAEVTHTHPDGVAGAIAVAVASALAAAPEPPSPRDFLDQVLRRVPPGRVHHGVWAARGLAHVPSPAIAVHELGNGRYTGAHDTVPFALWAAARNLDDYEQAIWITAGAGGDVDTTCAIVGGIVAAHVGVDGLPPSWRAACEPLPDWAGAVDG
- a CDS encoding winged helix-turn-helix transcriptional regulator, whose product is MAEGAQLKETGSGRPYEVFHTDCPARDVVDHVTSRWGVWVLISLRNTDLRFYELRESIRGISEKMLAQTLRALVEDDLVWRKVEPTTPPQVTYGLTEFGRDVGEPLTELFDRITARLSA
- a CDS encoding SDR family oxidoreductase, with amino-acid sequence MIVVTGATGNIGKPLTQALAETGQEVTAVSRHAAAVPDGVRHVVADLADPAGLEPVLSGAKALFLLLSGDLHAAGASPADVIGQAAASGVRRVVLLSSLGVATRPFGSTRIALRAVEDTLRESGMDWVILRPGGFASNALWWAESVRERQVVAAPFGDIGVPVIDPADIADVAAACLLDDRHTGGVYELTGPEVITPRQQAEAIATALGSPVRFHELTRAEAKAGMAETMPAELADDTLDILGSPKPEEVRVSPDVERVLGRAPRPFSDWAARAIAAFR
- a CDS encoding peptidoglycan-binding protein translates to MTTAERDQRALDDPAHDRPKSLDAIDKHAQQAQKLNAGAVNDQAAKVGGAATRANDLGDDLKLFRDDVLREWEGKDADAVADHLEKLGKASYKVSDKAEAAKNILQRVSEILDDTKKKVAQLAQEANDKDADNRALIGAARKRKNSSDDENEIAAAASDIERLRQLNEKDSNGKKDEIERVLDAAEKQIDDLLKPLGLEIENGFLELVPADTGQTTASSVKASPVDSRISPTPSYGGGDGGGGGGGGGGGGVAGVQGDGRPAKPIDAQGDNPAKIAEQFLGRNAGDLKGSGELPAMQSWVPNNVNCANFVSGCLEASGLIDKGQASASVAGLTANLEADGWKSVPLSEAKPGDVVISNNGGHVVLYAGDGQFIGSNNVNPDGSQKISMGGGGGLVKILTPPT